The Arachidicoccus terrestris genome includes the window GTGTAATCTCTTCACCAGCTTTAATGATCAACTCTCCTGTCAGCGGGTTATAGATATCATGCAAAGAGGTTCTGCCTTCAATTCTGTCAGACAGCGGTGAAATGATCTCTTCATTGTCTTTCAGGGCAGAAGTTGCAATGCCACGTAATGTACCGCAATCTTCTTCTGTAATAACCACATCCTGGGACACGTCTACCAGACGGCGGGTCAGATAACCGGCATCCGCTGTTTTCAGGGCCGTATCCGCCAGACCTTTACGGGCACCGTGCGTAGAGATGAAGTAATCCAATACATTCAGGCCTCCTTTAAAGTTAGACAGGATCGGATTTTCAATGATCTCAGAACCAGTGCTGCCGGATTTTCTGGGCTTGGCCATCAATCCACGGATACCCGCCAGCTGTTTAACCTGCTGTTTACTACCACGGGCACCGGAATCCAGCATCATGTATACAGAGTTGAAACCTTGTTTATCAGTTCTCATTTCATGGATCAGGGTTTCTGTCAGACGTGTATCCACACGGCTCCAGATGTCGATCACCTGATTGTATCTTTCATTGTTCGTGATCAGCCCCATGTTATAGTTGTCCCATACTTCTTCTACTTCCTGCTTCGCATTGTTCAGCAGTTCATCTCTGGTATCAGGAACGATCAGGTCATTGATGGAGAAGGACAATCCGCCTTCAAAGGCCATACGGAAGCCTAATTGTTTGATATCATCCAGGAATTTAGCGGTTGCGGGAACGTCAGTGATCTTGATGATGTCACCCACGATCTCACGAAGGCTCTTTTTGGTCAACAGCGCATTAACGTAACCCACTTCCTTGGGAACGAACTGATTGAACAGTACGCGGCCTACAGAGGTCTCGATGAGCTTAGTAACCAGATCACCGTTCTTTTCACGTACAGTGGCACGCAGTTTAATAACCGCATGCAGGTCTACGCGTTCTTCGTTACGGGCGATCAGAACTTCTTCTGCACTGTAGAAAATCTTGCCTTCACCTCTTACAGGTTCTTCAGGCGTGCTTTTCTTTTGTTTGGTAATATAGTAAAGTCCCAGTACCATGTCCTGAGAAGGAAGGGTAATAGGGGTACCGTTTTGCGGATTCAGGATATTGTGGGAAGACAGCATCAGCAGCTGCGCTTCAAGGATCGCTGCATTGCTGAGTGGTACGTGTACCGCCATCTGGTCCCCATCAAAGTCGGCGTTGAAGGACGCCGTTACAAGCGGGTGCAACTGAATCGCCTTACCTTCTACCATCTTCGGCTGGAAGGCCTGGATAGAAAGCCGGTGCAGCGTAGGGGCACGGTTAAGGAGTACAGGGTGTCCCTTCATAATGTTTTCCAGGATATCCCAGACGATTGCTTCTTTCTTATCAACCAGTTTCTTGGCAGATTTAACGGTCTTTACAATACCTCTTTCGATCAGTTTTCTGATGATAAATGGCTTAAAGAGCTCAGCGGCCATATCTTTTGGCAAGCCACACTCGTGCATTTTCATTTCGGGGCCGACCACAATAACGGAACGACCAGAGTAATCCACACGTTTACCGAGCAGGTTCTGACGGAAACGGCCTTGTTTACCCTTTAAGACGTCGCTTAAGGATTTTAAGGCCCGTCCACCCTCTGCTTTAACAGCGTTGGACTTACGGGAGTTATCGAACAGGCTATCCACCGCTTCCTGCAACATACGTTTTTCATTACGCAGGATCACCTCAGGGGCTTTGATCTCCATCAGTCTTTTCAGACGGTTATTACGGATGATCACTCTGCGGTACAGGTCATTAAGGTCAGAGGACGCGAAGCGGCCACCGTCTAATGGAACCAGAGGACGAAGTTCCGGTGGAATAACAGGGATATATTGCATTACCATCCACTCGGGGCGGTTGGTGATACGGGTAGACGCGTCACGGAAAGATTCCACGACACTCAGTCTTTTTAGTGCATCAGCTCTACGCTGTTGGCTGGTTTCATTGGCGGCTGCATTGCGCAGGTCAAAGCTCAACTGATCCAGATCCAGCAGGTTCAATAAATCGGCAACAGCCTCAGCGCCCATTTTGGCGATAAACTTCTGCGGATCATCGTTTGGCAGGAACTGATTGTCTTTTGGAAGAGTTTCCAACAAATCCAGATATTCTTCTTCAGTCAACAGATCTCCGACCTTCATGCCCTTTTCTTCCAGGACACCAGGCTGAATAACTGCATATCTTTCATAATACACGATGGTTTCCAGCTTCTTAGAGCTAGTACCCAGTAAATAACCGATCTTATTGGGAAGGGATTTAAAATACCAGATATGTACAATGGGAACTACCAGTTTAATATGGCCCATACGCTCGCGACGGACCTTTTTTTCAGTTACTTCCACACCGCAACGGTCGCAGACAATACCCTTATAGCGAATACGCTTGTATTTTCCGCAGGCACATTCATAATCTTTAACCGGCCCAAATATTCTTTCGCAGAACAGACCATCACGTTCTGGTTTGTAAGTACGGTAGTTGATGGTCTCAGGCTTTAAAACTTCACCAAAACTGCGTTCTAAGATTGTGTCCGGGGAAGCCAGACCAATCGTAATCTTAGAAAAGGTGGATCTTGGGCGATTGTCTTTCTTGATTGCCATATATGATTTCAAATTTGAAAATGAAAATTTCTGCTGTTTTCCGGCCTTTGGAAGGGTACAAATAAAAAACTGTAACTACATTTTTAATCAATGTGTTACAGACTATTTGACACAGGTTACCCTGTAGTATACCCTACTAAAAACCGAGAAAAACGCAAAAAGTCAATGTACATAGACCCGCAAAGGTAATATTAATCCCGCAAAACAAAAATTAAAATTTACCCTAAATCTGACCGGTCAAAGCCTGATTATCCTTGAAGCTTTACTAATAAGCAACTGTGAACCTTTTTCGGATAAACGCGGGATTTTCCAGTTCATCTACAATAGCCATGGAAAGGTCCTCTACCGAAATCGCTGACCTGCCTTTTTCATCCAATACCGGCGTATCCAGACCGGTTCTGTAATGGCCACGGCGGACACCGGCGGTAGTTTTATTCATTTCAATGGCCGGACTGATAAATGTCCAGTCCAGCGTTTTATTTTGCCGGATAATGTTCAGGTAATCCCTGGCTGCGGCAGCGCCGGCAAAAAAGGCTTTTGGAAAATCAGGGCTATCAACGAATTGCTGGCCTTTATTATCCAATAAGCTCCCTGCACCGCCTATGATAATCAATCTCTTAATTCCGGCAGCCTCAACTGCGTTCTGAATATTGATCGCTCCTTCCATAAAGGTCTCATAAAGATCAGGGTTCATCCATCCTCCATTAAAGGCACTGATGACCGCATCCTGATGAGACAGCAAGGGGGCCAGTTGTCCCGGAACAGTGGCATCCGCCTGCTGAATATGTACTTGGGAATTGGACCGGACTGTTTGCGCGACGGCATCCGGATGACGGGCAATGGACGTGACCTTATGGCCCCTGGACAAGAGTTCCTGCAGTACATGACTTCCGACGAAACCGCTGGCTCCGATCAGCGCTACATCCATTCCTGTGTTTTAAGGCTATTGGGTAAAATAATAAAGCTCTACCTAGAATAAGCTTATTACAACGCTATAAAGTTAGCGGCTTTGCCTGGTTGTAAAAGCTAGCAATGATCAAATTTTATCGCTACCGGCGTCAAATTGTATTTCTTTTAACAATTTAGGGAAGGCCAACTGGTTAATCTGTTTTTTGGACAGCCAATGTGTCTTTGGCAGGTTGGCTGGCCTTGGAGCTACTTTTACCTGGTAAAAGTAGCCATAGATTTTCTGGTGGGTCAATTGCTGGCTGGCGTCAGGAAGCTTTTGAATACGGAGAGCTTTTACACCAAGTTGATTTAAGATCAGCTCCTGCAAAACTTCGACGGTCCATTCTGGCTTAGCGGGTGTTTCAACGGGGTAGTATTCATGAAGATTTTCCCAGATATCACCGGCTTTTCTTTTTTGCACGTAAAAAAGGCTTTCTGTTTTCAGTTCCAGTATCAGCCAACTGATATGCCGGGTTTTCTTCTGAAGGATTTTCTCTTTTTTAGGTAAACTATTAACCTGCGCTGTGCGGCTGGCTACACAAATATCCACCATTGGGCAGGTACTGCAAAGGGGTGCTGCCGGTTTACAGACAGTCGCGCCGAAATCCATGATAGCCTGGTTATAGGCGGCAGGATGTGTTTTACTGAGTGCTGCTTCTGCCAGGGCCCGGAACTGTTCTTTCCCCTTTGTGCTGTCAATAGGCGTCTCTACACCATAGATACGGGCCAGTACCCTGAAGACATTTCCGTCGAGTACGGCATAGGGCTGGTTAAAGGCAAAGGCACAGATAGCGGCGGCGGTATAGGGTCCAATCCCTTTCAGACTAAGGATGATATCGTGACTGTCCGGAAATATGCCGTTAAATTCCCGGGCAATTACTTCAGCGGTATGCAGCAGGTTTTTACATCTGCTGTAATATCCCAGACCTTCCCAGTCTTTAAATACCCGGTCTGAAGGAGCGGCAGCCAGATCCGCAATGCTGGGATAATGCCGGACGAATTTTTCGTAATAAGCCAGGCCTTGTTCGACCCGCGTTTGTTGAAGAATGATTTCGCTGAGCCAGATTTTATAAGGGTCCTTTTCACCCTTCCAGGGCATTTCTCTTTTGTTGATATGATGATGCCAGTGAAGCAGCCTGTCTGTAAAAGAGGTTGTCTTTGTCTGTTTTGTCTTTTTGGGTGCTGTTGCCATAATGATGGCAACAAAGCTACTATTTTTGTTGCTTCAATTTGAACTGCCACCATTTTGGTAATGGCGCAGTAGCTGTGGCCGGCCGCTTTTTAGCGAGCGACATGGTTTGCAGAAATACGGCAAACAGGATGAACAGAAACCCGATATAGAAGGTATTAGAAAGGTCTTTGTTTTCATGGTAGATCACAAAGGCCAACACTATGCCATAGACGGGTTCCAGGGTGAGCGTCAGGTTCATGGTAAAGGCACTGAGTTTTTTCAAAGACTGTGTATAGAGAATAAAAGTAAATATAGTACAGAGCCAGGCCAATACGATAAGCCAGACCCATTCCATTTTTGCGGGTATCCATGTTATAGCTGGAAATGCATGATTGTAAAAAAGCATAAGGGCGCTCAGGCCGATAAAGCCTCCCGTTAACTGATAGAGGGTAAAGGACTCGGGCTGATAACGGTCAACGATCTTTTTATTCAGGATGGATACGGTAACGGTTAACAGACAGGCCAGGATGCCTATATAAAAACCGGTTGAAAAGTGCAGATTGGTCTGATAGATCATAAAGATCCCGACGATGGTCAGCAGCCCAAAAAAGAGTTCTTTTATATTAATGCGCCGGCCGAAAAAAAGCGGCTCCAGAATGGCGGAGACAAACCCCGACCCGGAAAGACAGATGAGCGCGATAGAGACATTGGCATATTTTATACTACCGTAAAAGCAGAGCCAGTGCATGGCCAGCAGTACACCAATACCGCCGATCGTCAAAAATTCTTTGAGAGAGACCTTTTTGATCTTACCGGTACTGCCAAACAGAATCCACATAGTGACGACGGTCAGCAGCATACGCCACCAGACAAGCCACCCTTCATTCAGGCTGATGCTTCTGCCCAGCACGCCGGTAAAACCCCAGAGAAAAACTGCAATGTGCAGCTTGATAAGCGCCTGTTTCATGCCTGATAATTGACTTTAATGTTCGTAATGCCTGGTTGCCATCGATATGGCCAGTCTGAAAACAGGTGCAAAATTACCATATTAGAATGGAGTTCATTGATTTTTTTGGAATTTAGGGATTCCTCAACGAACGAAGGTTTGTAAAAACCTTCTAACCTGTGTTTTAGCCGAATTTTATCTATCTTTGAATCAATTGAAATTTTGAAAATCTATGGACTTTATAGATTTGACCCCTGCGGCGAAAGAGAAGATTGAGATGTTAAGGTCCGCAGCTGCTAAACAGGGTAATCCTTATCTTCGGTTAGGGGCCAGAGGCGGGGGATGCGGTATAGCGGTAACCTATTTTTTAGGATTTGATAAGGCTGAAAAGTCGGATCAGTTATTTACTATAGGCGGCATTGACTGTATTGTCAATAAGGGGCAACTCATGCAACTCCAGGGAATTAAACTGGATTATCTGGAAACGGAAACAGAACAAGGCTTCCGTTTTTTGTCCGCAGCTGATTAGGTTTGGCGGCAGATAGCTTGCAAAAGAGATAATTCTCCATAAAATGGTTGGCTTATGTATCAGTATTGGTTTTTACAGTTCGTCATCATAATGGGCGTGGTGAGTAAAGTCCGCTCAAAGACTAAAGCAGAGGTGCCGAGGCAAAAGAGACTTAAAGACAGGGCCATACTCTTTATGATAGAAGGGGTGCTGCTATTGATAATTGCCTGGATATGGAAGAATGAGCCAGAACTCGGACCGGCGTATTATCTGGTGGGAGGCATTACATGGTTGCTGGCAGGTATAGTCACTTTTTGGTATGTTGCCAGACAGTACAAACATCCTGTATGGGGCCATGAAACCGGGGATACATAAGTAATCCGTTGATGGCATTTTGGAAGAGGTCGGCTAACACTAGCTCTTTTTCTCTGCTACCGGCTCGTGGTCCAGATCGGTGATACTGGACTTGGAGGCGAGGCTGGACATCACTTCTTTTTTAGCCGTGCCGATCGGATTTTTGACGGCATTGATAGGCTTTTTGATATTATCCATTTCTTCCATCACAGAGTTCTTGCTGTCATTAAAAGTCTTTACACCCTTGCCGAGCCCACGCATGAGCTCAGGTAGTTTTTTGGTGCCAAATAATAACAATATTACGATAGCGATCAGTAAGAGCTCTTTTATGCCGATTTCACCCATGACTTTTTAATTTTACCGCTGCTGTTTTGCTGATAAAGTGAACAGAAAGCCAGACAAAGATAGGAGAATAAAAACGGTATTTATTCATCGCCCCTTAATTTATCCTCTGTTTAAAGCCGGGGTAGTTTATTTGCGGCGTCTTTTGCCGCTTTCGGGAAGTGTTTCAGAGATCATATGATATTTGTCTTTGCCATAGCTATCAATGAGTTCCCAGATTTTACCGGCCGTTGCTCTTTGTTCATCCAGATCAGGTATCAGCGTATTCCAAGATATTTCTCCCGGATTCTGATAGTCGGATTTGACCATTTTGCCATCGAACTGCCGAAGGTCAAAAAGCTCATTAAAAGGGATTTTCGTTCCGGTCGCTCCATTATCATATGCCTTGTATTTGGTCAGAATGGAACGCAGGTCGGGGAAGTATAACCAGAATAGGGCGTGTTCGCTATTGGGGATTGTCTCACCGGTGGATAATTTATACGGGACAATGGGGGCGATGCCCAGCACCCGAACCATCATTTTTCCATAACCTTTGTCATAGAACCAGTCTTCTTTCAAACAATACGTGAATACCGAATCCAGGTCGATGGTTTTAGATCTT containing:
- the mutY gene encoding A/G-specific adenine glycosylase, with the translated sequence MATAPKKTKQTKTTSFTDRLLHWHHHINKREMPWKGEKDPYKIWLSEIILQQTRVEQGLAYYEKFVRHYPSIADLAAAPSDRVFKDWEGLGYYSRCKNLLHTAEVIAREFNGIFPDSHDIILSLKGIGPYTAAAICAFAFNQPYAVLDGNVFRVLARIYGVETPIDSTKGKEQFRALAEAALSKTHPAAYNQAIMDFGATVCKPAAPLCSTCPMVDICVASRTAQVNSLPKKEKILQKKTRHISWLILELKTESLFYVQKRKAGDIWENLHEYYPVETPAKPEWTVEVLQELILNQLGVKALRIQKLPDASQQLTHQKIYGYFYQVKVAPRPANLPKTHWLSKKQINQLAFPKLLKEIQFDAGSDKI
- a CDS encoding NAD(P)-dependent oxidoreductase is translated as MDVALIGASGFVGSHVLQELLSRGHKVTSIARHPDAVAQTVRSNSQVHIQQADATVPGQLAPLLSHQDAVISAFNGGWMNPDLYETFMEGAINIQNAVEAAGIKRLIIIGGAGSLLDNKGQQFVDSPDFPKAFFAGAAAARDYLNIIRQNKTLDWTFISPAIEMNKTTAGVRRGHYRTGLDTPVLDEKGRSAISVEDLSMAIVDELENPAFIRKRFTVAY
- a CDS encoding DMT family transporter; translation: MKQALIKLHIAVFLWGFTGVLGRSISLNEGWLVWWRMLLTVVTMWILFGSTGKIKKVSLKEFLTIGGIGVLLAMHWLCFYGSIKYANVSIALICLSGSGFVSAILEPLFFGRRINIKELFFGLLTIVGIFMIYQTNLHFSTGFYIGILACLLTVTVSILNKKIVDRYQPESFTLYQLTGGFIGLSALMLFYNHAFPAITWIPAKMEWVWLIVLAWLCTIFTFILYTQSLKKLSAFTMNLTLTLEPVYGIVLAFVIYHENKDLSNTFYIGFLFILFAVFLQTMSLAKKRPATATAPLPKWWQFKLKQQK
- the rpoC gene encoding DNA-directed RNA polymerase subunit beta'; this encodes MAIKKDNRPRSTFSKITIGLASPDTILERSFGEVLKPETINYRTYKPERDGLFCERIFGPVKDYECACGKYKRIRYKGIVCDRCGVEVTEKKVRRERMGHIKLVVPIVHIWYFKSLPNKIGYLLGTSSKKLETIVYYERYAVIQPGVLEEKGMKVGDLLTEEEYLDLLETLPKDNQFLPNDDPQKFIAKMGAEAVADLLNLLDLDQLSFDLRNAAANETSQQRRADALKRLSVVESFRDASTRITNRPEWMVMQYIPVIPPELRPLVPLDGGRFASSDLNDLYRRVIIRNNRLKRLMEIKAPEVILRNEKRMLQEAVDSLFDNSRKSNAVKAEGGRALKSLSDVLKGKQGRFRQNLLGKRVDYSGRSVIVVGPEMKMHECGLPKDMAAELFKPFIIRKLIERGIVKTVKSAKKLVDKKEAIVWDILENIMKGHPVLLNRAPTLHRLSIQAFQPKMVEGKAIQLHPLVTASFNADFDGDQMAVHVPLSNAAILEAQLLMLSSHNILNPQNGTPITLPSQDMVLGLYYITKQKKSTPEEPVRGEGKIFYSAEEVLIARNEERVDLHAVIKLRATVREKNGDLVTKLIETSVGRVLFNQFVPKEVGYVNALLTKKSLREIVGDIIKITDVPATAKFLDDIKQLGFRMAFEGGLSFSINDLIVPDTRDELLNNAKQEVEEVWDNYNMGLITNNERYNQVIDIWSRVDTRLTETLIHEMRTDKQGFNSVYMMLDSGARGSKQQVKQLAGIRGLMAKPRKSGSTGSEIIENPILSNFKGGLNVLDYFISTHGARKGLADTALKTADAGYLTRRLVDVSQDVVITEEDCGTLRGIATSALKDNEEIISPLSDRIEGRTSLHDIYNPLTGELIIKAGEEITHNKAIEIEEVGVDTVEIRSVLTCEAKRGVCVKCYGKNLATGYMAQKGDAVGIIAAQSIGEPGTQLTLRTFHVGGIAGSSSVESSLLAKFDGTVQFDGLRTVHTENNEGDKVEIVIGRTGEIRISDVENDRLLNTHNIPYGSTLNVKNGQKIKKGDVICTWDPFNNVIIAEQAGTIGFENIIDGITYREEADDQTGHREKVIIESKDKTKLPSIIIDGKDQKEYNLPTGSRLAAEEGDTVRAGQVIVKIPRTMRKGGDITGGLPRVTELFEARNPSNPAVVSAIDGVVAFGNIKRGNREIVVEAKDGIVKKYLVPLTRQILVQDGDFVKAGTPLSDGQTAPIDILSIKGPYAVQEYVVNEIQEVYRLQGVKINDKHIEVIVRQMMKKVEIVDAGDTRFLDNDLVDRFEFNDENDKIFDKKVVTEAGDSQNFRAGQIVGVRELREENSLLRREDKKLVEVRDAQPATAHPVLLGITKASLGVPSWISAASFQETTKVLSSAAIQGKSDEMIGLKENVITGHLISAGTGLHEFENLIVGSKEEYELLATAREAMSFDEEE
- a CDS encoding HesB/IscA family protein, with amino-acid sequence MDFIDLTPAAKEKIEMLRSAAAKQGNPYLRLGARGGGCGIAVTYFLGFDKAEKSDQLFTIGGIDCIVNKGQLMQLQGIKLDYLETETEQGFRFLSAAD
- a CDS encoding Sec-independent protein translocase subunit TatA/TatB: MGEIGIKELLLIAIVILLLFGTKKLPELMRGLGKGVKTFNDSKNSVMEEMDNIKKPINAVKNPIGTAKKEVMSSLASKSSITDLDHEPVAEKKS